The following DNA comes from Frankia casuarinae.
GACCCGGACGTCGGTAGTGGGCAACGCGGCGTTGCCGCCCTTGGTCAGCATCTGTGCCATGAACCCCTCCAACGTCGCACCACGATAACTCCCGCACCGGCCACGACGGTTCCCGGGATCACTGCCGACCATACGATCGCAGGTATGGAACAACGTGGCGGGGCATCGGCCTGGTGAGCGACAGCGCGATCCTGCGATCGGTCGAGGAGCATGCGGCGGCGCTCTTCGGACCGGACACCGGTCGGGCCGCGGTCACGTTCCTCGGCACCGACCAGATCGAGGTGCTGCGGTTCGGCCCGGACCAGGCGGGCGTCATCCGCTATCTCACCCTGGGTATGTCCCGGGAGCCGATGACGGCGGCGACGACGACCGTGCGCGACCCCGCCGGCCCGCGGGCCGAACTCGTGCTGTCCCTGCGCGGGCGGCGCGACAGCGTGCTGCGGCGGTTGGCCGTGCTGGCCGCCGTCCCGACGGTCGAGGGCCGTCCGGTGGCTCCCGGGTCCGGCCTGGATCTCGGGGAACCGCTCTGGGACGGCGCACCGTTCACCGCGGTGCTCGTCGGCGAGCCCGGCGGGCTCATCCCCGATCTCGCCACCGGGCTCGCACCTGTCCGCTTTCTCCCCCTGCTTCCGATGACCCCCAACGAGTCCGCCTACAAGCGGGTGCACGGCCCGGACGCGCTGCACCAGCGGTGGCTGGCGGCCGGGACGGATCTGCGCGACCCCGGCCGCCGGGAGGTCCATCTCGGCTGACCCCCGGCGTGGGGGTGATCCGCTGTGAACGGGCCGCGAGTTCATCCGTTTCCACTACTCTCATCCAGTTGTGACCCGTGACGCCGCGGCCGGCTCTCCGCGTTCCCGCCGATTCCCGCGGGCGCCCTCGCCGTCAGCCGCCACCGGCTCGCCGTCAGCCGCCACCGGTCAGACTGGTCGACCGGCCGGCACCGATCCGTCGGCACGCGCCGATCCGGGCACCGGTCCTCGCGCCGCCGCCCGGTCCGGCCACGGGACGAACCCGGGGGCCGATCCACGTCGCCGTGCCGTCCTGCTCGGCGGCCTCGGGCTGGCGGGCGCCGCGCTGGGCGGGGCGAGCCTGGCGGCCTGCGGCGGCTCCGGCGGTTCGATCCCGGCCCCCGCGCCGACCCTGCGGGCACCCACCCCGATCGCGGGCGTCACCGACGGGGTCTTCGGGCTCGGGGTCGCCAGCGGCGACCCGTTGCCGGACGGCGTCATCCTCTGGACCCGGCTCGCGCCGAGGCCGACCGAGGGCGGCGGCATGCCCACGCGGGACATTGAGGTCGACTGGCAGATCGCGACGGACGAGGGTTTCCGCGATGTGGTGCGCGCCGGCACGCAGACCGCGCAGACGGCGTTCGCGCATTCCGTCCACGTCGACGTCCGCGGACTCGCGCCGGAGCGTGACTACTTCTACCGGTTCCGTGCCGGCACCGTGCTCAGTCCAGTCGGCCGGACCCGGACGGCCGCGGCACCTGGGAG
Coding sequences within:
- a CDS encoding suppressor of fused domain protein, with the translated sequence MSDSAILRSVEEHAAALFGPDTGRAAVTFLGTDQIEVLRFGPDQAGVIRYLTLGMSREPMTAATTTVRDPAGPRAELVLSLRGRRDSVLRRLAVLAAVPTVEGRPVAPGSGLDLGEPLWDGAPFTAVLVGEPGGLIPDLATGLAPVRFLPLLPMTPNESAYKRVHGPDALHQRWLAAGTDLRDPGRREVHLG